A single genomic interval of Betaproteobacteria bacterium harbors:
- a CDS encoding amidase codes for MQPCQLSATRAARLIKERQLSSEELVRSCLERIAKRDALVRAWLHTEPEQAIRDAREADKRPPTGALHGLPIGVKDVIDTADYPTTQNSPIYPGLRVGRDAACVALARGSGAVVLGKTDTVEFASSGRKALTRNPFNPAHTPGGTSSGSAAAVADFMAPIAFGTQTSGSLIRPAAFNGIYAMKPTWNRISREGVRMYSASLDTVGWYGRSVEDLTLVGEAFGMQPWATRVNLRGLRVGLCRSPSWPLIEPAGASALQRAGNRLAECGAVVEELLLEARFDGLRAAHAAISNREAGVAFLPEYVNAKALLAQGLKDKVENAGGISDRQLLESYALADSCRVAFDALFGKSLDVVLTPSAPGEAPEGLHTTGNAVFNQMWTLLHVPCVNIPAGRGVLGLPVGVQLVGPRLSDARLLAIAAAVAPAIDIEPDAPLRELW; via the coding sequence ATGCAGCCATGTCAGCTTTCTGCCACACGAGCGGCCAGGTTGATCAAGGAGCGGCAGCTTTCCTCGGAGGAATTGGTTCGCTCGTGTTTGGAGCGCATCGCCAAGCGTGACGCATTGGTGCGCGCCTGGTTACATACGGAACCCGAGCAGGCAATTCGCGACGCGCGTGAAGCGGACAAGCGGCCGCCCACAGGCGCGCTGCATGGTCTGCCGATCGGCGTGAAGGATGTGATCGATACCGCCGACTACCCGACCACGCAGAACTCGCCCATCTACCCCGGCCTGCGCGTCGGGCGCGATGCCGCTTGCGTTGCGTTGGCGCGTGGATCGGGTGCTGTAGTTCTCGGCAAGACTGACACCGTCGAGTTCGCATCGAGCGGCCGCAAAGCGCTCACGCGTAATCCGTTCAACCCGGCGCATACGCCCGGCGGCACGTCCTCAGGTTCTGCGGCTGCCGTGGCCGACTTCATGGCGCCGATTGCGTTCGGCACCCAGACCAGCGGATCGCTGATCCGCCCGGCTGCATTCAACGGCATTTACGCGATGAAGCCAACGTGGAATAGGATCAGCCGCGAAGGCGTACGCATGTATTCCGCCAGCCTCGACACGGTCGGTTGGTACGGACGTTCGGTGGAGGACCTCACGCTGGTCGGCGAGGCATTCGGCATGCAGCCATGGGCCACTCGCGTGAATCTGCGCGGATTGCGCGTAGGCTTGTGTCGAAGCCCGTCGTGGCCGCTAATCGAGCCTGCCGGAGCGAGCGCGCTGCAACGAGCAGGCAACCGGCTGGCCGAGTGCGGCGCGGTGGTCGAAGAGCTCCTACTGGAGGCCCGCTTCGATGGGCTTCGTGCCGCGCATGCCGCTATTAGTAATCGCGAAGCGGGCGTGGCCTTCCTGCCCGAATACGTAAACGCGAAAGCGTTGCTCGCGCAAGGACTGAAGGACAAGGTGGAAAACGCTGGCGGAATTTCGGACCGGCAATTGCTGGAGAGCTACGCACTCGCCGATTCCTGTCGTGTCGCCTTCGACGCCTTGTTCGGCAAATCGCTCGATGTCGTTCTAACCCCAAGCGCCCCCGGTGAAGCCCCCGAGGGCCTGCACACGACCGGAAACGCGGTGTTCAATCAGATGTGGACTCTGTTGCACGTCCCGTGTGTAAACATCCCTGCCGGGCGCGGGGTGCTCGGGCTGCCGGTTGGCGTACAACTGGTGGGGCCGCGGCTATCGGATGCCCGGCTGCTGGCGATCGCTGCAGCCGTTGCACCGGCAATCGATATCGAACCCGATGCGCCGTTGCGGGAGCTCTGGTAG
- a CDS encoding LysR family transcriptional regulator has protein sequence MKLQQLVYLREIARSGFSVSKAAKRLHTSQPSVSQQMLALERELRFNLFVREKGRLTGLTPEGQEVVLRAESVLLDIDYIRGLGQSARTDQGDLVIATTHTQARYVIPEALGRFAQRFPKVHVTLRHGNAEQIRQALEDGSADIGITPDSELRQGL, from the coding sequence ATGAAGCTTCAGCAGCTTGTTTACTTGCGCGAAATTGCGCGAAGCGGATTCAGCGTATCGAAGGCCGCCAAGCGCTTGCACACATCGCAGCCAAGCGTTAGCCAGCAAATGCTTGCGCTCGAGCGCGAGCTGCGCTTCAACCTCTTTGTGCGCGAAAAAGGCCGACTGACGGGTTTGACGCCCGAGGGACAAGAAGTCGTTCTGCGTGCCGAGTCGGTGCTGCTCGACATCGACTACATCCGCGGACTCGGACAATCGGCGAGGACAGACCAAGGCGATCTGGTCATAGCCACGACCCACACTCAAGCGCGTTACGTGATACCCGAGGCACTCGGCCGCTTCGCGCAGCGGTTTCCGAAGGTGCACGTAACGTTACGTCACGGTAACGCCGAGCAGATCCGCCAAGCGCTGGAGGACGGATCCGCTGACATCGGGATCACGCCGGATAGCGAGCTGCGACAAGGACTATAG
- a CDS encoding tripartite tricarboxylate transporter substrate binding protein translates to MPEALSRVAVPDRLVPIRITSTQEVGNVMKCLGAVIFLSAMLPAGGVLAQKTYPERPVRVIVPFAPGGGTDIVGRIVAKQMTEVLGQSVMVDNRPGAGGSIGEEMIARATPDGYTIGMVSGYGTNAAVYKLNYDPVNDIQAIISIGDSGMIVSLHPEVPIKSLQEFIAYAKANPGKLNYSSSGTGAITHLATELLNLSAAIKTTHIPFKGTGPALTALLSKEVHFLLGSMPATLPHIQGGRLRGVAVTTPKRLNALKDLPAIAEVVPGYRAVITYGLIGPKGLPDEAVRRWNTEVNKILKTGEMKERLAKDGIEPVGGAPEVFHDVIRRDVEQWKRVVREAKLNFSS, encoded by the coding sequence ATGCCGGAGGCGCTATCGCGCGTCGCGGTTCCGGACAGACTCGTTCCAATCCGGATCACGTCCACCCAGGAGGTCGGCAACGTCATGAAGTGTCTAGGTGCAGTCATTTTTCTCTCGGCCATGCTTCCTGCAGGAGGCGTGCTCGCGCAAAAGACCTACCCCGAGCGTCCCGTGCGGGTGATCGTTCCCTTCGCGCCTGGCGGCGGCACGGACATCGTCGGGCGCATCGTCGCGAAGCAGATGACCGAGGTTCTCGGCCAGTCCGTGATGGTCGACAACCGTCCCGGCGCGGGCGGCAGCATCGGCGAGGAGATGATCGCCCGTGCGACGCCGGACGGATACACCATCGGAATGGTGTCGGGCTATGGAACCAACGCTGCGGTGTACAAGCTCAACTACGATCCGGTTAACGACATCCAGGCCATCATCTCCATCGGCGATTCGGGCATGATCGTCTCGCTGCATCCGGAGGTGCCGATCAAGTCGCTGCAGGAATTCATCGCCTACGCGAAGGCCAATCCGGGCAAGCTCAACTATTCATCGAGCGGCACCGGCGCGATCACGCATCTGGCGACTGAGCTGCTGAACCTGTCCGCCGCGATCAAGACGACGCACATCCCATTCAAGGGCACGGGCCCCGCGCTGACCGCTCTGTTGTCCAAGGAGGTCCACTTCCTTCTTGGCAGCATGCCTGCGACCTTGCCGCACATCCAAGGCGGGCGGCTGCGCGGCGTCGCGGTGACGACGCCCAAGCGGTTGAACGCGCTCAAGGATCTGCCCGCGATCGCGGAGGTCGTACCCGGCTACCGGGCGGTCATCACCTATGGCCTGATCGGACCGAAGGGTCTGCCGGACGAGGCCGTGCGTCGCTGGAATACGGAGGTCAACAAGATCCTGAAGACGGGCGAAATGAAGGAACGACTCGCCAAGGACGGCATCGAGCCGGTGGGCGGTGCGCCGGAGGTCTTCCACGACGTGATCAGGCGCGACGTCGAGCAGTGGAAGCGGGTGGTCAGAGAAGCCAAGCTCAACTTCTCGAGCTGA
- a CDS encoding hydantoinase/carbamoylase family amidase, which produces MPLAEELFSALRSRTVQRRGVSRESYGPGEQVAHELAAQFGRDHGLELSCDAAGNLYLRLPGRDRSLPAWITGSHLDSVPEGGNFDGAAGVIAGLAVAAGFRRAGIVPERDVVVMAVRAEEASSWFAGSHQGHIGSRAALGLLNPAELDEAVHSGDSRNLGSHMREAGFDPAHIFRAAPYLRPERFHGYLELHIEQGPVLETIARPVGIVTGIRGSARARSARCIGAYSHSGAVPREYRSDAVLATVALCGRLDEAWTELQAAGADLVFTVGKLTTDPALHGITKVPGETRFSIDLRSQDCETLATMTERVRAAAEMIGRERRVRFELGAFDLSPPASMDAGLQDALAQGAQALGIAAPSLPSGAGHDAQDFAHAGFRSGMIFVRNANGSHNPDEAMAMKDFCLGTQLLAWLLAR; this is translated from the coding sequence ATGCCGCTCGCCGAAGAACTGTTCTCGGCGCTGCGCAGCCGCACCGTCCAACGACGGGGCGTGAGCCGCGAGAGCTATGGACCCGGTGAGCAGGTGGCGCACGAGCTCGCAGCGCAGTTCGGGCGCGACCACGGGCTCGAACTCTCCTGCGATGCCGCCGGCAATCTCTATCTTCGGCTTCCGGGACGCGATCGCTCGCTGCCCGCCTGGATCACCGGCTCGCACCTCGATTCGGTGCCCGAGGGCGGCAACTTCGACGGCGCCGCCGGCGTCATCGCGGGGCTTGCCGTCGCGGCCGGCTTTCGCCGCGCCGGCATCGTTCCCGAGCGCGACGTGGTGGTGATGGCGGTGCGCGCGGAGGAGGCGAGCAGTTGGTTCGCGGGCAGCCACCAGGGGCACATCGGCAGCCGTGCGGCGCTCGGTTTGCTGAACCCCGCAGAGCTGGACGAGGCGGTGCATTCGGGCGACAGCCGCAATCTCGGCAGCCATATGCGCGAGGCCGGGTTCGATCCGGCGCACATCTTTCGAGCGGCCCCATACCTCAGGCCCGAGCGCTTCCACGGCTATCTGGAGCTGCACATCGAGCAGGGTCCGGTGCTGGAGACGATCGCAAGGCCGGTCGGCATCGTCACGGGCATCCGCGGTTCCGCACGCGCCCGCAGCGCTCGTTGCATCGGCGCCTATTCCCACTCGGGCGCGGTGCCGCGCGAGTACCGCAGCGATGCGGTACTCGCCACGGTGGCGCTGTGCGGCCGTCTGGACGAGGCGTGGACCGAGTTGCAGGCGGCGGGGGCCGATCTCGTCTTCACCGTCGGCAAGCTCACCACCGATCCGGCGCTACATGGGATCACCAAGGTTCCGGGCGAGACGCGATTCTCGATCGACCTGCGAAGTCAGGATTGCGAGACGCTCGCAACGATGACCGAGCGGGTGCGCGCGGCTGCCGAGATGATCGGACGCGAGCGGCGGGTGCGCTTCGAACTGGGCGCATTCGATCTCTCGCCGCCCGCGTCGATGGATGCCGGCCTGCAGGATGCGCTCGCTCAGGGTGCACAGGCGCTCGGGATCGCGGCGCCTTCGCTCCCCAGCGGGGCCGGACACGATGCGCAGGATTTTGCCCATGCAGGGTTCCGGTCCGGCATGATCTTCGTGCGCAACGCCAACGGCAGCCACAATCCCGACGAAGCGATGGCGATGAAGGACTTCTGCCTCGGCACGCAGCTTCTCGCCTGGCTGCTGGCGCGCTGA
- a CDS encoding type II asparaginase — MFASAWKVWAPTPSAVRPSSSVHTSSGRLPAGARSSATTTSASSESPSGCSRMGRSMRAMDREHLPQVVVLSTGGTIAGRGGSSLSLSEYKAGSLLGQELVEAVPELDRFARVRVEQICNVGSSNITFAHWRELAERIDAIFTTESDVAGVVITHGTSTIEETGYFLNLTVRHDRPVVLVGSQRPSTALSADGPLNLVNAVRVAACSESRGRGVLVVLNEEINAARDVTKSNTYRLETFRSGELGFLGYVDQDKVAYYRRSDNRHTVNSEFALDALGELPSVEIVYSSVQSNTPLLVETLQKAGVRGIVFAATGAGSLSDREKEVVAQSVARSLGTVFVRASRVGNGRVTGRSEFDRLGIIPADNLSPQKARVLLMLALARTSNLDELRRVFSQY; from the coding sequence ATGTTCGCGAGCGCCTGGAAAGTATGGGCTCCAACCCCGTCGGCGGTACGCCCGAGCAGTTCGGTGCATACGTCAAGCGGGAGATTGCCCGCTGGGGCAAGATCATCCGCGACAACAACATCCGCATCGAGTGAATCGCCGTCCGGTTGCAGCAGAATGGGAAGAAGCATGAGGGCCATGGACAGGGAGCATCTCCCCCAGGTCGTTGTTCTGTCGACCGGCGGCACGATCGCCGGCCGGGGCGGATCTTCGCTGAGCTTGTCCGAATACAAGGCGGGCTCCCTGCTCGGTCAGGAGCTTGTGGAAGCCGTTCCGGAGCTCGATCGGTTCGCACGCGTGCGGGTCGAGCAGATCTGCAACGTCGGCAGCTCGAACATCACCTTCGCCCATTGGCGCGAGCTCGCCGAGCGTATCGATGCGATCTTCACTACGGAGTCCGATGTCGCCGGGGTTGTGATCACGCACGGCACGAGCACCATCGAAGAGACGGGGTATTTCCTCAATCTGACCGTCCGCCACGATCGCCCGGTGGTACTCGTAGGTTCTCAGCGCCCTTCGACCGCATTGAGCGCGGATGGTCCGCTCAATCTCGTCAATGCCGTTCGCGTCGCCGCATGCTCCGAATCTCGTGGACGCGGCGTGCTGGTAGTCCTGAACGAGGAGATCAACGCAGCGCGCGACGTCACGAAGAGCAATACGTATAGGCTGGAGACCTTCCGTTCCGGCGAGCTCGGCTTCCTCGGCTATGTCGACCAGGACAAGGTTGCGTATTATCGCCGGTCCGATAATCGGCACACGGTGAATTCCGAGTTCGCGCTGGATGCGCTCGGAGAGTTGCCGAGCGTGGAGATCGTCTACTCGTCGGTGCAGTCAAACACGCCGTTGCTCGTCGAGACGTTGCAAAAAGCGGGCGTTCGTGGAATCGTGTTCGCGGCCACCGGCGCCGGCTCGCTCTCCGATCGCGAAAAGGAAGTTGTGGCCCAATCGGTTGCACGCTCGCTCGGAACGGTTTTCGTTCGAGCGAGCCGGGTGGGCAATGGGCGGGTCACCGGGCGCAGCGAATTCGACCGGCTCGGAATCATTCCCGCCGACAACCTCAGTCCGCAGAAGGCGCGCGTACTGCTCATGCTTGCGCTCGCACGAACGAGTAACCTGGATGAGCTGCGACGGGTTTTCTCGCAGTACTAG
- a CDS encoding tripartite tricarboxylate transporter substrate binding protein, which yields MPALTDLIGGQIQVLVNPALSAVPHVRSGKLRAIAVTEPVRSAMGGSGFPIASHLSFFSQRNGGGRRQTMVATRAWKQTKPRAGSCFSGPKSSALVSWTALLLTSPVCGQGDATTYPQRPVRLIDPYAPGGGSGLIARLLSDKLSPAWGKQIVVDNRPGAAAAIGTEMAAKAAPDGHTLLMGTSGSIAINPGMYAKLPYDPVRDLVAITQTSAQVNVLVLHPSVNASSVKELIALAASQPGKLNFSSAATGSTGHLAGELFQGLAKVRMTHVAYRGSSPAAIAVIAGEVELMFGNVLAVLPHVNSGKLKAIAVSSRERTKALPNLPTIAEAGVPGYEALGWNGVFAPAGTPRPIVAKLNRDIVGVLNMPDVRERLESMGSNPVGGTPEQFGAYVKREIARWGKIIRDNNIRIE from the coding sequence GTGCCGGCGTTGACCGACCTCATCGGGGGGCAGATCCAGGTTTTGGTGAACCCTGCGCTCTCGGCGGTGCCGCATGTGCGGTCGGGAAAGTTGCGTGCGATCGCAGTCACCGAACCAGTGCGGTCGGCGATGGGTGGTAGTGGCTTCCCGATTGCTTCGCATCTATCATTCTTCAGTCAGAGGAACGGTGGAGGTCGGCGGCAGACAATGGTGGCGACACGTGCATGGAAGCAGACGAAGCCGCGGGCAGGATCATGCTTCTCCGGGCCGAAAAGTTCGGCGTTGGTCTCGTGGACCGCGTTGCTGTTGACGAGTCCGGTATGCGGTCAAGGCGATGCGACCACCTATCCACAACGGCCCGTGCGGCTCATCGATCCCTACGCGCCAGGAGGAGGTTCCGGGCTCATCGCGCGCCTGTTGAGCGACAAGCTCTCTCCTGCCTGGGGTAAGCAGATCGTGGTCGACAACCGGCCGGGCGCGGCGGCGGCGATCGGAACCGAAATGGCGGCGAAGGCCGCGCCGGACGGTCACACACTTCTCATGGGCACCAGCGGATCGATCGCCATCAATCCAGGCATGTACGCCAAGTTGCCGTACGACCCGGTGCGCGATCTCGTCGCGATCACCCAGACGAGTGCACAAGTCAATGTGCTGGTGCTGCATCCGTCGGTGAACGCGAGTTCGGTGAAGGAGCTGATCGCACTCGCCGCGTCTCAGCCGGGCAAGCTCAATTTCTCGTCCGCAGCCACGGGCAGCACCGGACACCTCGCCGGCGAGCTTTTCCAGGGGCTCGCGAAAGTGCGCATGACGCATGTCGCGTACAGAGGTAGCAGTCCGGCTGCCATTGCCGTTATCGCGGGCGAGGTTGAGCTCATGTTCGGCAACGTCCTCGCGGTGCTTCCGCACGTGAACTCCGGGAAGCTGAAGGCAATCGCCGTCAGCAGCCGGGAGCGGACGAAAGCCCTGCCCAATCTCCCTACGATCGCCGAGGCCGGCGTGCCAGGATACGAGGCATTAGGTTGGAATGGCGTTTTTGCGCCTGCCGGAACGCCACGTCCGATCGTGGCGAAGCTCAACAGGGACATCGTGGGCGTACTCAACATGCCGGATGTTCGCGAGCGCCTGGAAAGTATGGGCTCCAACCCCGTCGGCGGTACGCCCGAGCAGTTCGGTGCATACGTCAAGCGGGAGATTGCCCGCTGGGGCAAGATCATCCGCGACAACAACATCCGCATCGAGTGA
- a CDS encoding iron-containing alcohol dehydrogenase, translating into MVPFTHGFPQQQVLFGRGSASDLREPLERLGVARPLVVCSPRAASGPHVAAIVARLPGTAQVWPGVQTHAPLESALRGAEVARLHRADGIVSFGGGSASDLAKGVALALAEGPGIESLALRRDRGASPARVRTAPMLPLVALPTTLSGAEVTPGFSLTRSDAYKLIFRDSALAARLIVLDPLLLADAPERMLVGSGMNALAHCFEALYSKARTPISSLLAVDGLQRLWRGLEQRAGGNASADELLLGAYLAGAAIVNARTALHHAICHKLAPLADTSHGEANTAVLPHVLAFNLPYCPGETVRMAQAMGISAADEPAASLVAEITTRLSALALRAGLQTRLRELGLDRSQLDELARRVFTEPGLAFNPAEIHSAEQIHELLCRAW; encoded by the coding sequence ATGGTGCCTTTCACTCACGGGTTTCCTCAGCAGCAGGTTCTGTTCGGCCGGGGCAGCGCCTCGGATCTGCGTGAGCCGCTCGAGCGTCTCGGCGTTGCCCGCCCGCTTGTCGTCTGCAGTCCCCGGGCCGCCTCGGGGCCGCATGTGGCGGCGATCGTCGCTCGGTTGCCCGGCACGGCACAGGTGTGGCCCGGCGTGCAGACGCACGCGCCGCTCGAATCTGCGCTGCGAGGTGCCGAGGTGGCGCGCTTGCACCGGGCCGACGGCATCGTAAGCTTCGGCGGCGGCAGCGCGTCCGATCTCGCCAAGGGCGTCGCCCTCGCGCTGGCGGAAGGCCCCGGGATCGAATCGTTGGCGTTGCGCCGCGACCGCGGTGCATCGCCCGCCCGGGTGAGAACGGCGCCGATGCTTCCGCTCGTCGCGCTGCCGACGACGCTGTCCGGGGCCGAGGTCACGCCCGGCTTCAGCCTCACGCGATCGGACGCCTACAAGCTCATTTTCCGCGATTCCGCGCTGGCTGCGCGTCTGATCGTGCTCGATCCGCTGCTCCTCGCCGACGCGCCGGAGCGCATGCTCGTGGGATCGGGCATGAATGCGCTCGCCCATTGCTTCGAGGCGCTCTACTCGAAGGCGCGAACGCCCATCAGCTCGCTGCTCGCTGTCGATGGCTTGCAGCGCTTGTGGCGCGGTCTGGAGCAGCGCGCAGGCGGCAACGCGAGCGCGGACGAGCTTCTGCTGGGCGCCTATCTCGCCGGCGCCGCCATCGTGAACGCGCGCACCGCCTTGCATCACGCGATCTGCCACAAGCTCGCCCCACTCGCCGACACCTCGCACGGCGAAGCGAACACGGCCGTCCTGCCGCACGTACTCGCATTCAACTTGCCGTACTGTCCCGGAGAAACCGTCCGGATGGCGCAGGCGATGGGGATCTCCGCGGCGGACGAGCCCGCGGCGAGCCTCGTTGCCGAGATCACGACGCGCTTGAGCGCGCTCGCCCTGCGCGCCGGACTTCAAACGCGCCTGCGGGAACTGGGCCTCGATCGCTCACAGCTCGACGAGCTCGCCCGACGCGTTTTCACCGAACCGGGCCTCGCCTTCAATCCGGCCGAGATCCACAGCGCCGAGCAGATCCACGAGCTGCTCTGCCGCGCCTGGTAG
- a CDS encoding tripartite tricarboxylate transporter substrate binding protein, which yields MAFGLAFVGFLAALAAPVHSQSAAGAQGGAGLPAYPVKVIRIVDAFPPGGGSDVVARLIAPKLTQAWGQQVLVENRGGANGTIGNEHVLRSAPDGYTILIATGSYAANPSLRTLPYDPINDITVIGRVASTVFMVVVHPSVPARTVKEFVALARAKPGAINFGATGTGGSTHLVMEFFKLTAAVDLTHIPYKGTGPAVSDLIGGQIQIMIAATAPVMPHVKSGRLRGLAVTGPKRIAGAPDLPTVIEAGVPGYDVTSWYAFVGPKGLPKEIVAAWNAELARIIQMPDIRGRFASGGMEAVSGPPEEFAAILKRDVDRWANVVKQAGIKLD from the coding sequence TTGGCGTTCGGGTTGGCCTTCGTGGGATTTTTGGCCGCACTTGCAGCGCCGGTACATTCGCAGAGCGCAGCGGGCGCGCAAGGCGGTGCGGGGCTGCCTGCTTATCCGGTCAAGGTAATCCGCATTGTCGACGCCTTCCCTCCGGGAGGCGGATCTGATGTCGTGGCTCGATTGATCGCGCCCAAGCTCACGCAAGCGTGGGGCCAGCAAGTCCTCGTGGAGAATCGGGGAGGTGCGAACGGTACGATTGGTAACGAGCACGTCTTGCGGTCGGCTCCGGATGGCTACACGATTCTGATTGCGACCGGCAGCTACGCGGCCAACCCGAGTCTGCGCACCCTGCCCTACGATCCGATCAACGATATCACCGTAATTGGCCGAGTCGCATCGACGGTGTTCATGGTCGTAGTCCACCCCTCGGTCCCCGCGAGAACCGTCAAGGAGTTCGTCGCTCTCGCGCGTGCAAAGCCGGGCGCAATCAATTTCGGGGCGACGGGCACCGGCGGTTCGACCCACCTGGTCATGGAATTCTTCAAGCTGACTGCAGCAGTGGACCTCACGCATATTCCATACAAAGGCACTGGGCCTGCAGTCAGTGATCTGATCGGCGGTCAGATTCAGATCATGATTGCTGCGACCGCGCCCGTAATGCCTCATGTCAAAAGCGGGAGACTGCGGGGCCTCGCGGTTACCGGTCCCAAGCGCATCGCCGGAGCACCCGATCTGCCGACGGTCATTGAAGCAGGTGTCCCCGGATACGACGTGACTTCCTGGTACGCGTTCGTCGGCCCGAAGGGCTTGCCGAAGGAAATCGTTGCAGCGTGGAACGCCGAGCTCGCTCGCATCATCCAGATGCCGGACATCAGGGGGCGCTTCGCGAGTGGCGGGATGGAAGCTGTCTCGGGGCCGCCGGAAGAATTTGCCGCAATCCTCAAGCGCGACGTGGATCGGTGGGCAAACGTAGTGAAGCAAGCTGGCATCAAGCTCGACTGA
- a CDS encoding amidase, with protein MNRELLDMSLCEIAQAIRRKRVSSLEVIRACIERAKAVQPATNCFIAIEEEEALRAARAADRAIKRGARLGPLHGVPLAHKDMFYRAGRVCSGGSKILRDYRPAVTATVVERLAAAGALWLGRLNMAELAANPTGHNEHFGDCCNPWNPAHITGGSSSGSGAAVATRACYGALGSDTGGSVRLPAAANGVVGLKPTYGRVSRYGILPRVWSLDTVGPLTRTVRDCARLTAVIAGADPVDPTAHAYPVPRYERLLDRRIRGLKIGVPRNHYYEEVAPDVARAMQESVTVLRSLGARIVELEVPDPQHTFQLNNVIGQVEASAICANWLRERPQDFSRVVRTRSEAGLLVPAVSYLEALNARPRITAEFVQAVF; from the coding sequence ATGAACCGCGAGCTGCTCGACATGAGTTTGTGCGAGATCGCACAGGCGATCCGGCGCAAGCGCGTATCATCACTGGAGGTGATCCGCGCTTGCATCGAGCGGGCGAAAGCGGTGCAGCCGGCGACCAACTGCTTCATTGCTATAGAAGAGGAAGAGGCGCTTCGTGCGGCCCGTGCCGCCGACCGCGCGATCAAGCGCGGCGCGCGTCTCGGTCCGCTGCATGGCGTGCCCCTCGCGCACAAGGACATGTTCTATCGCGCCGGGCGCGTCTGCAGCGGCGGCAGCAAGATCCTTCGCGACTATCGTCCGGCCGTCACGGCGACGGTGGTCGAGCGGCTGGCTGCAGCCGGCGCTCTCTGGCTCGGGCGTCTCAACATGGCGGAGCTTGCGGCGAACCCGACCGGACACAACGAGCACTTCGGCGATTGCTGCAATCCGTGGAACCCTGCGCACATCACCGGCGGCTCCTCCAGCGGTTCCGGTGCGGCCGTGGCGACACGAGCATGCTACGGCGCGCTCGGCTCTGACACGGGCGGCTCCGTTCGCCTGCCAGCGGCTGCGAACGGCGTCGTAGGCCTCAAACCGACCTATGGGCGCGTGAGCCGGTACGGCATCCTGCCGCGCGTCTGGTCGCTCGACACGGTCGGCCCGCTCACCCGGACGGTGCGCGATTGCGCCCGCCTGACGGCGGTCATCGCCGGTGCGGATCCGGTCGATCCGACCGCGCACGCCTATCCGGTTCCACGCTACGAACGCCTGCTCGATCGCCGCATCCGGGGATTGAAAATCGGCGTGCCGCGCAATCACTACTACGAAGAGGTTGCGCCGGACGTCGCTCGCGCGATGCAGGAGAGCGTGACGGTACTGCGGTCGCTCGGCGCCCGCATCGTCGAGCTTGAGGTCCCCGACCCGCAGCACACCTTCCAGCTCAACAACGTGATCGGGCAGGTCGAAGCGAGCGCCATCTGCGCGAACTGGCTGCGCGAGCGGCCGCAGGACTTCTCGCGCGTCGTGCGCACGCGCTCCGAGGCGGGATTGCTCGTGCCCGCGGTGAGCTACCTCGAGGCGCTCAATGCGCGGCCGCGCATCACCGCCGAGTTCGTGCAGGCGGTGTTC